The segment CCGGGCGGATCGTCGCGCAGCACGACGTGCGCCGTGTAGGAGCCTTCGTCGGCGTAGGTGTGCTTACCGCTGACGGTGTACACGGCGGTCGTGCCCGAAACGGTGCCGGTCGAGGTCGTGCCGTCGCCCCAGTCGATGCTCGCGAGAAAATCTCCGGCCGAGTTGGCCGTGTTGGCATTGGTGAACGAAGCCAGCACTCCCGAAAACGCCTGTCCTTCCGTGCCGGAAACCGTGCCGCCGCTGCCGGTCAGCACATCGCTGTCGGCGATCGTGGCCAGCGAACGGACGGTCGCGGTCGCTCCACCGGCGTCGCGGACCATGACCAGGATCCGGCTCGACTCGTCGGCGAACGTGTGCGTGCCATCGACGGTATAGTGGCCAGCCGAACCGCTGACGGAACCGGCGGAATGGTTGCCGTCGCCCCAGTCGATGGTGACGCTGTATTCGCTCACCGATCCGCCGTCGGGGTCGGTATCGTCAAAGGTGGCCACCGTGCCGGAAAAGCTTCCGCCTTCGGTGCCCGAAACATTGACCCCGGATCCGGCGAGCGGATAATCGGCCACGGCGGCCGACTGCGTCGCACTCGCGGAGCTGCCGCCGGCATCGACCACGCTCACGCCGATCGCATAGGTGCCGCCTTCGCTATAGGTGTGGTTGCCCGCGATGTTGAAGCTGCCTGAGCCGTTGGCCGAGACGGTGCCCGCGCTCGTCTCGCCGTCGCCCCAGTCGATCGTGGCGGTAAAGTCGCCGACGGCGGCCGACGTGTTGGCGTCGCTGAGCGTGGCGACGCTGCCGGAAAAGGCGACGCCTTCGGTCATGGCAGCCACGGTGCGCGTCACGGTCAAGCGTGCGTCGGCGACGGTCGTCGAGCCGGAGAGCGTAGCCGAGGCCGTGCCGGCGCCGTCGTCGGCCACGATCACGCGCACAGAATAAACACCCTCTTCGGCGTAGGCGTGCGTGCCGGTCACCGAAAAATTACCCGCCACGCCGTTGACGGTGCCGGCGTCGGTCGTGCCGTCGCCCCAGTCGATGGTGGCGATGAAATCTTTGGCCAGGTTTCCGGTGTCGGTGTCGGTGAAGGTGGCCACGCTGACGGTCCTGGACGCGCCCTCGGTCAAGCCGCTCAGCACGACTTGCCCGGTCAAGGTGTCATGTTCGCTGACGGTGGCCGTGCTCGTGGCGGTGGCCGTGCTGCCGTCGGAATCGCGGATCACGACGGCCACGGGCATGGTGCCTTCGTCGAGGTATTTGTGAACGCCGCTCACCTGGAAACCGCCGCCGGTCGCGGAGATGACGCCGGCCGTCGTCGTGCCGTCGCCCCAGTCGATGGCCGCGCTGTAGACGCCGGTCGAAGCGTTGCCGTCGCTGTCGGTGAAGGTGGCCACAGCGCCGCTGAACGTGGTTGCTTCCGTGGCGGCCAAGGTGGTGCCTGTGGCGCTGAGGACGCCGGAGACGGTGGCCGTGGCGGTGCCGGTGGCACGGGCACCGTCGCTGTCGTCGACGGTGACGGTCACGGTGAACTGCTTGGCGGTGGCGTAGATATGCCCGCCTGACACGCTGAACCCGCTGCCGGCGGTGGCCACGGTTCCCGCGGTGACGGCGCCGTCGCCCCAGTTGATCGTGGCCGTGTAAGCCGTGGCCGACGTGTTGCCGTCGCCGTCGGTGAAGGTCGCCACTTGGCCGCTGAAGGCGGTTCCCTTGATTGCCGTGAAGGGCACGCCGCTGACGGCGAGCCCACTGGAGGCCGAACCGACGGTGGCGGTGCTGGTGGCGACGGTGGTGCTGCCCGTGCTGTCGGTCACCGACACGCTCAGCGTGAACGCGCCCGTGGCCGCGTAGGTATGCGATCCGGAAACCAGGAACTGGTTGTTGCCCAGCGAGGTCACGCTTCCCGTCGAGCTGCTGCCGTCGCCCCACTGGATGGTCGCGGAAAACGCGCCCGGATGCGTATCGGAAAAGGTCGCCACCGTGCCGCTGAAGGGCGTGCCGACGCCAGCCGCCAGGCCCGTGCCGACCGCGCCGAAGGAACTGGTGTCGATGCTGCCCAGCGCCCCGAAAAAGCCATGCGAACCGTTGCTCGTGCCGGCGGTGAAGAACAGCAGGTTGGAATTGCCGGCCGTCAGATCGTTGCCGACGGCGATGGCGTGCAGGCCGCTGATGCCGATCGGATTGCCGCTGGGGTCGAGCAGGGCGCCCATATAGGTGCCGCTGGCCGTCTGAAAGGCGTTGATATGGCCGTCGCCCGAATTGGCCACCAGCAGGTCGCCGCCAAAACTGCCGAAGCTGGCCGGCGCCAGGGCGACGCCCCAGGGCGCGTTCAGCGGCGAAGTCGAAGCGCCCGGATTCCCTACGATCAGACGGTTGGTGAGATTGCCGTTCATGTCGTAGACGTCGACGAAGCCGTCGCCCGGTCCGGCCACGGCGTGTTCCCGCGTGGAGTCCTGCTTGGCATACGTGACGTAGAGCTGGCCGTCGAGGTTTTGGATGTTGAACGGGGCGAAGCCGGCGGGAATGTTCGGGTCGGAAAACGAGCCTGTCAGCGTGACGAGCTGGAACGACGAGTTGAATGCGTCGATCTTGTTGTTGTGGAAGTCGGCGGCGTAGAGCAGCGGTCCTTGCTGGGTGTTCGCGCCGATTGCCAGGCCGGTGAAATTCGCCCCCGCGGCGCTGGCCGCAAGCTGTGCGGCGGTCGAAGGCGAGGGGGGCGGCTCGTCCGTGTTCCAGCCGCTGATTTCGCCGGTGTCGCCGGCGAAGAGATAGTCGGCCGGTGCGCTGGAGCCGGCGGAGCTGATCGTGAAGCCGGTGGTGGCGCCCTGGGGGGTGGTGGTGGTATTGGCGACCTGACCCGTAGGCGACCCGCCTGGAATCGCGACGACCACCGGCGAGCGCAGCAACGGGCTGCCGTTGACATCGCCGCCATACGAGGTGGCCACGCCCGTGGCGTTGTCGGAGATCCAAAAATTACCGCTCGCCGGGTTCAGGCCGATGCCCCAGGGACTCACGAGGTTGGGATCCTGGATCAACGCCTGATTCGCCTGGTCGGAGACAAGCGCGTACTGCAGGAAGTCGGAGGTCAGCAGGCGTCGGTTTTCGAGCCATTCGAAGACTGCCCGCGGCCCCCTGTTGTGCTTCGATGAAGCCGCCATTGCAACGGTCCTTTGTGGCTTTACGGCCCAAGCCCTGGCAGCGGGCGAAAGCAATTCGCGTGCCACCGCGGCATCCCGGCGTAAACGCCATCGTGCCATCGCGCGGCCTGACTCGATCACCAACGTCGCTCGCGCGGCGGTGGCGGTGGGGCGCAACTCGGTCGCCTGTCCGTCCGTACTGCCGCGGCAGGCCCGTCGGAGCGACAGGAGAACAGGCTTCGGGGGTTGAGGGATTCAGCAATCCATCAGCCCTCAACCATAAGCGATCCGTAGCGATTACCGGTCTGGCAGATGCAAAACAGAAGCAGCCGGATTGGCGGCAACACCCGCCTGTTGAGATCGTCGATCGGCCCGCGGCTCAACCTTGACGGTCCATTTCGGAAACGAATACGCGGTGAATTGCCCAGCTCGGAGGATTCGCGTGCCCTCGATATGTAGTGGCTAGGGCGCCGCGCCGCCCTTGCTCAGCAAATCCAAGGCGGCGGTCGACATGGCCGTGACCGCGGTGGCCAGCGTCAGCTCGGCGTCGGGATAGAACAGCGGCGAGTGCAGCGACGGCGGGATCTGCCCAAGCTGCTGGTAGCGGGCCAGCCGCTTCTCTTCCAACGCGCCCACGCGGAACATGAAGCTCGGCACGCCGGCCAGGCCGTAACGGCTGAAATCTTCGCCGCCCATCGATGGCTCCGAAGGCAGCACGCAATCGTCGCCGAACGTTTTTCGGAAGACCGGCACCAGCCGCGCGACGAGCTTGTCGTCGTTGTACATGGCGGGCGTACCCTCCGTCACAGTGACGGTCGGCTCCGGAGCGCCGGAGCTGGCGGCGCTGGCCTTGGCCTTCCGCTTGATGCCGTCGATCAGCTTCTGGCGGACTTCGTCGGAGTAGCTCCGCACGGTGAGCTGCAGGTGGCAGGTGTCGGCGATCACGTTGTGCTTGGTGCCGCCGTGGATCGAGCCGACCGTGACCACCGCCGGCTCGGTCGGCTTCATCTCGCGGCTGACGAGCGTCTGCAAATCGACGATCAGCCGGGCGGCTTCGACGATCGGGTCGATCGTCATGTGCGGAAAAGCGCCGTGCCCGCCTTTGCCGCGGACCACAATGTCGACGCTGTCGACGTTGGCCAGCGCATAACCCGCCAGGTAGCCGACCTTATTGGAGGCCAGCGTCGAATCGACGTGCAGCGCCAGGGCAAAGTCGGGGCGCGGAAAGCGAGTGAACAGCCCGTCGTCGAGCATGGCCTTGGCACCTTCGCCGCGCTCTTCGGCCGGCTGCCCGATGAAGACGACCGTGCCGGTCCACTTGTCCTTGTTGGCCGCCAGGTAGCGGGCGACGCCGACCAGGCTGGTGATGTGAATGTCGTGCCCGCAGGCGTGCATCACGCCGGTCTCCAGGCCGCCCGCGCCCTTGACCGTGACTTTGGAGGCATAGACCAGGTCGGTCCGCTCGGTGACGGGCAAAGCGTCGAGATCGGTGCGGATGAGCAGCGTCTTGCCCTTTCCGTTTTCCATCACGGCCACGACGCCGTAGCCGCCGACGTTTTGCGTCACCTTCGCGCCGCTGGCCTGCAGTTCCTTCGCCAATCGGGCGGCCGTCTCCTTCTCCTGCATCGAGAGTTCCGGGTGGCTGTGGAAATGCCGGTAGAGAGCGACGAGTTGTTCGAGATTGTCGCCTTGGACCCAATCGGCAGGGTCAGCGGCGAGAAGTGGGGTGGGGCTTGCTATCAAGCACGCCGCCAGGAGGGAAATTGCGAATTGCGAATTGCAAATTGCAAATTGCAAATTGGGTCTGGACACACGCATGAGCGACTGCCGCATTGTTCTTGTTTCCTTCCAGGCTATTGGGCCGCCTTGCAACGGACCACGGACCACGGACTACGGATCACGGATCACGGACTACCGGCTACGGATCACGGACCATTTTGTCTCGCCAGGCGGAACGTTGCAACGAGTTCCGCGAGCGCGTGGCAGAATTTGTGAGAGTTCCGGGGGCGGTCCGGCAGGGCGGCCTGATTGAGGCGGAGTAGGATGGGAGAGAGCGAGCTTGCCAGCGCCGGCCCACCATGAACGGCGTCGCGCTGAATGATGGATGGGCACAAAACGGTGGCTGGGGGAGTCCAGCCTAACCTAATTCTTGGCGACGGCGCCGGCCATGCTCACGTCCTGCAGCCAGCGGCGTTCCAGGTCGGCGATGCCCTGCAGGCCGTAGATCGTGCGGACCGCCGCGTCGTAACCGTCGGCCGCAGCCGTGCTCATGAATCGAGTGAACTGATGCGGGCTGCCTCGTGCTACGAGGTAACGCACCAAGCTGGCGCTTTGCCCATAAAAGGCCGCCTGACGATCGGGCGACGGGTAACCTTCCAAAGCGAACAGTTCCACGAGTCGGAAGGCCGAACCGCGCGAATGCGCCGTCCGCAAATCACGCTGATGAGCGCCTTGCTTGGAATCGCTGTCCGCCAGCACCGCCATTCCCTCGTCGGCCCACGCCGGCAGGCATCGATCGGCAAAGTGATCGGCCAACACCACGTGCGTCAGTTCGTGGGCCAGCGCCGCGTCGAGCCAGCCGGGGCGGTCGGCCCGAATGTCGATCCGCCGGCCAACCACCTCGCCGGCTTCCGTATTGATCAGACTGCAACCGACGGTTTGCTCGCCGCCCGGCACGGCCCTCAGATAGGCATCCGCCGTCGAGTGCAACACGATGTCGCACTTGGGCCGCCAGCCCTCCTCTCGCTGCTGCGAGCCCAGCCACTGTCGTGCTAGGTTGGATCGCATCCTTTCGGTTGCCCGAACCACCCGGTCACTAAGCTGCAGCGGCCCACGCGAGCAAAACCGGAAGTTGTCCGATTCGAGAATGTTCCAGCCCTGAGATACATAGACACGGCGATTGCCCTCCGATCCTTCGGCCTCAACCGCCGCACACAGCCCCAATATCACCGCGACTAAAAACCGCATTCCTGGCTCTCGAAAAAGTCGTGTTCCGTGCGAGTGGCCTTCTTCGTGCCACTTTTCATGGCTTCCCTAAAACAACATCCGTGCCGCTTCAACGGGAATCTCGCAGCCGACGCCGCATGAACGCTGTAACAGCTTTTGCGACAGATGGTTACGTCTCGTAATTCTTTGCGATCCGATGCTGGCCGTGCGAGAGGTTCGTCGCGTGTGCCCGTTGCCTAGGCACGGCTTGCGTTGAGACTAGGCAGACCGGCGCGACTCGCCTGACTCGCATTTCCGGCAAACTTTCCACAGTCGTTACGGAGGACGGGTCGATAAGTCCTGAACGTGCTGCTGCGGCGCAATCGTTTCTTCACGAGCGAGATCCGATGTCGAGTGGAGTGAATGAGTTCCCGTCGAACGACATGGCCGGCTTGCCGCGGGTGGTCGCGGGCATCGTCGGCTGGATTTCGGCCTTTGGAGGACTGTTACTCGACAAACTCGTGGCGCTGGGCGACATTGCGCTGTTTGGACTGCGAACGATTCGCTGGCTGACAACGCGTCGCCCGTTGCAGGGGACGCTGTTGCCCAGCTTCTATCAAATCGGAGTTCTGAGCCTGCCGGTGGTGGCCCTGACCGGCACCTTCATTGGCATGGTGCTGGCCGAGCAGAGTTATGCCCAGTTTCGCTTTTTTCGGTTGGAGACACGGTTGGGCGGGGTGATCAACGTCTCGTTGCTGCGAGAACTTGGCCCGGTGCTGGCCGCGACGATGTTGGCAGGCCGGGTGGGCAGTGCCATGGCGGCCGAGCTGGGCACCATGCGCGTGACGGAGCAAATCGACGCGCTGGCCAGCATGGGCGCCAACCCCATCCATTACCTGGTGGTGCCGCGGTTCCTCGGTTGTCTGCTGCTCATTCCGACGCTGACCGTGATGGCCGATTTCATGGGCGTGTTGGGCGGGGCGTTTTACAGCATCGAGCGGCTGAGCATCGATTCGCATCATTATTTCGAGAATTCACGGCAGGTGGTGCGCGTGTTCGATCTGTTCCAGGGCGCCTTCAAGAGCCTGTTTTTTGGCGCGGCGATCGCTCTGATAAGCTGCCATCGCGGCTTTCATTGCGACCCTGGCGCCGAGGGAGTGGGCCGGGCGGCCACCAGCGCCTTCGTCTTTTCGTTTGTCATGATTCTCGTGCTCGACCTGCTGCTGGGCATCGTGCTCAACACCGTTTATTACTATCTTTGGCCCGAAGGAACGCATCTGATTTAGTCCGTTGTCCGTCGTCAGTTGCAAGAGCGGCAGATCGCTCATTGCAGTTGACCCTTCGCCACGGACCACGGACCACGGACAAGCGAATGCCCAACAACCCGCCACCGCCAAAGCCGGTCCTCGAAACGCGCGAGCTGCACGTCAGCTTCGGCCGTCAAGCGGTCCTGCGCGAGATCAACCTGAAGGTGCCGCGTGGACAGACGCTGGCCGTCATCGGCGAGAGCGGCTGCGGCAAAACCGTGCTGCTGAAAACGTTGATCGGCCTCGTCGGACCGAGCAAGGGAAGCGTGCTGTTCGACGGCCAAGACCTGGCAACGCTCGACGAGCAACAGCTCAATCAGCAGCGAATCCGCTTCGGCTTCGTGTTTCAACAGGCTGCCTTGTTCGACAGCATGACCGTGGCGCAAAACGTCGCTTTTCCGCTTCGGCAGCACCACGCGGCCAGTGACGCCAAGATTCGCGAAACGGTCGCCAAGCGGCTGGCCGAAGTCGGTTTGCCCGACACGGTAATGAACAAAAAACCCGCCGAGCTTTCGGGCGGCATGCGAAAGCGCGTGGGCCTGGCCCGCGCCCTGGCGATGGCCCCGGAGGTGATTCTGTACGACGAGCCGACGACCGGGCTCGACCCGATCATGAGCGACGTCATCAACGAGTTGATCTTGCGCACCCGCGAGGGCAACCCGGTGACGAGCGTGGTCGTGACGCACGATATGAACACGGCCCACAAGGTGGCCGACCGGGTCGTGATGCTCTATCCGATCGGCCGGTTGCGCTCCGATGAGCCGCAGGTGCTCTTCGACGGCACGCCCTCGCAGCTCGACGGCGCCGACGACCCCCGCGTCTCGCAATTCGTTCACGGCGAAGCGCGCGAGCGGTTGATGGAAATGCGTGAGATGGCCAACGGATATTAGGAGCCATCATGGACGAACGAGTGATGCGTTTTCGCGTGGGGGTCGTGGCGCTGGCCACCATCCTCGTGGCCATCACGTTGGTGCTGTTGATCGGCGGCGCTCCCTCGGCATTGCACACGACGTATCAGCTCCAGGTGAAGTTCAACGAGGCTCCGGGCGTGGCCCAAGATACGCCGGTCCGCAAGTTCGGCATCCGCATCGGCAAGGTGTCGAGCGTGGGCTTTGCCGAAGACAACTCCGGAGCGGTCATCTTCGTCGAAATCGACTCCGCGGTACAACTCCGCAGCGACGAGAACTTTCGCATCGACCGGGGCGTGCTGGGCGACGCGGTGCTGGAGGTGTTCGACGAAGATCCCACCAAGACGCCCCCACAATATCTACAACCCGGCGCCGAACTCGAAGGGACCGTCCGCAAAGACCCCTTGCAGATCGTGGCCAGTCTCGAAGGGAGTCTGGCGGACGCCCTGGCCTCCATCGCCACCACGAGCACCGAAATCGGCGACTTGGCCAGCCGGGTGAACGAACTGCTGGGCAACAACGAAGAGCAGGTGGTGCGGATCGTCGACAAGATGGAAAAGACGATCGACCGTCTGGCCGGCGCCGTGGCCAGCACCGACGAGCTGCTCAGCGATCCGTTGCTCAAAGAGAACCTCAAGCGGTCGATTTCCGACCTGCCCGAAGTGCTCACCGACGCGCGGGAGGCGATCGGCGGCTTAAAGACCGCGCTCACGGGCGTCGACCGCAACCTGGCGAATCTCGAAGGGCTGACGCGCCCGTTGGGCGAGCGCGGCAGCGTGTTGGTGGCCAACATCGAAAGCTCGACGACCAAGCTCGACAAGGTGCTCAGCGACCTTTCGGCCTTCAGCGCGGGGCTGAGCGACGGCACGGGCACGTTGGGGCAATTGATGAACAACCCCGACGTCTACCAGCAGCTCAACGAGGCGGCCACGAACATCAACCAACTCGTCAAGGAATTGCGTCCGATTGTGAATGACGCCCGCATCTTCACCGACAAGCTGGCGCGCCACGGGCTGAACGGCGCGTTGAAGCGCGACACCGGCACGAAGCGCACTCCTGAGGAGCTCGGCCTGGAGCGCGCTCCGGCCGCGAGTCACTTTCCTTTCTTCCGGCACGAGTAAAATCCTCGCCGATCAACAGGCGGAAAACCCGCAACACCGAACGCCATGTCACTCCCGTTTGACGCCACGCTCAATGAATTGGTCCGCCGCTACCCGCTGGACTGGCTTGCCGGCCTGGAGCTGGATGTGGAGCTTCCGGTCCGCGCTCTGGACGTCGATCTCTCGACGGTATCGGCCGAGGCCGATACGGTGTTGGGCATCGGCGATCCGTTCTCGTCGTTGGTCCACATCGAGTTTCAAAGCAGCCGCGATCCATCGCTTAAGCGGCGGCTCTTCGTGTACAATGCCTTGTTGCATGCGCGGTTCGAGGTTCCGGTGCATAGCGCGGTGGTTCTGCTCCGGCGGCAGGCGGACGGGCCGGCCATGAATGGGAGGCTTCGATACAAGACGCAACGGGGCCGGGCGGGAATCGACTTTCGCTTCGAGGTCGTGCGGATTTGGGAACGGCATGGGCGAGCGCGTGCTGGATGTCGCCACCTGGCAAGAACTGCTCGCTACGCCGTGATCGCCGACGGCTGTTTGGGACTGCACCTCTTCGGCCGTCGGAGGGCCTCTAACTTATGCCGCGAGGAACGACTACAACGGCGGGGCTGTTTGTCACCGGCACCGGCACGGGCGTTGGCAAGACCTACGTGGCGGCCATGATTTGCCGCGCACTGGCGTCGGAGGGACGCCGCGTGGGTGTCTATAAACCCGTGGCCAGTGGCTGCCGGCGCGAAGGCGACCGCCTGATCAGCGACGATGCGCTGAAGTTATGGCACGCCGCCGGCCAGCCGGGAAATCTGGAAACAGTTTGCCCGCAACGGTTCGCCGCGCCATTGGCCCCGCATCTTGCGGCGCGGGCCGAAGGACGTCAGGTCGATGCTCGGCTACTGCGGACCGCTCTCGATTTCTGGCTGGATGCGTCCGAGATCGTGGTC is part of the Pirellulales bacterium genome and harbors:
- a CDS encoding ABC transporter ATP-binding protein: MPNNPPPPKPVLETRELHVSFGRQAVLREINLKVPRGQTLAVIGESGCGKTVLLKTLIGLVGPSKGSVLFDGQDLATLDEQQLNQQRIRFGFVFQQAALFDSMTVAQNVAFPLRQHHAASDAKIRETVAKRLAEVGLPDTVMNKKPAELSGGMRKRVGLARALAMAPEVILYDEPTTGLDPIMSDVINELILRTREGNPVTSVVVTHDMNTAHKVADRVVMLYPIGRLRSDEPQVLFDGTPSQLDGADDPRVSQFVHGEARERLMEMREMANGY
- a CDS encoding MlaD family protein, with translation MDERVMRFRVGVVALATILVAITLVLLIGGAPSALHTTYQLQVKFNEAPGVAQDTPVRKFGIRIGKVSSVGFAEDNSGAVIFVEIDSAVQLRSDENFRIDRGVLGDAVLEVFDEDPTKTPPQYLQPGAELEGTVRKDPLQIVASLEGSLADALASIATTSTEIGDLASRVNELLGNNEEQVVRIVDKMEKTIDRLAGAVASTDELLSDPLLKENLKRSISDLPEVLTDAREAIGGLKTALTGVDRNLANLEGLTRPLGERGSVLVANIESSTTKLDKVLSDLSAFSAGLSDGTGTLGQLMNNPDVYQQLNEAATNINQLVKELRPIVNDARIFTDKLARHGLNGALKRDTGTKRTPEELGLERAPAASHFPFFRHE
- a CDS encoding ABC transporter permease produces the protein MAGLPRVVAGIVGWISAFGGLLLDKLVALGDIALFGLRTIRWLTTRRPLQGTLLPSFYQIGVLSLPVVALTGTFIGMVLAEQSYAQFRFFRLETRLGGVINVSLLRELGPVLAATMLAGRVGSAMAAELGTMRVTEQIDALASMGANPIHYLVVPRFLGCLLLIPTLTVMADFMGVLGGAFYSIERLSIDSHHYFENSRQVVRVFDLFQGAFKSLFFGAAIALISCHRGFHCDPGAEGVGRAATSAFVFSFVMILVLDLLLGIVLNTVYYYLWPEGTHLI
- a CDS encoding amidohydrolase is translated as MIASPTPLLAADPADWVQGDNLEQLVALYRHFHSHPELSMQEKETAARLAKELQASGAKVTQNVGGYGVVAVMENGKGKTLLIRTDLDALPVTERTDLVYASKVTVKGAGGLETGVMHACGHDIHITSLVGVARYLAANKDKWTGTVVFIGQPAEERGEGAKAMLDDGLFTRFPRPDFALALHVDSTLASNKVGYLAGYALANVDSVDIVVRGKGGHGAFPHMTIDPIVEAARLIVDLQTLVSREMKPTEPAVVTVGSIHGGTKHNVIADTCHLQLTVRSYSDEVRQKLIDGIKRKAKASAASSGAPEPTVTVTEGTPAMYNDDKLVARLVPVFRKTFGDDCVLPSEPSMGGEDFSRYGLAGVPSFMFRVGALEEKRLARYQQLGQIPPSLHSPLFYPDAELTLATAVTAMSTAALDLLSKGGAAP
- a CDS encoding TIGR03118 family protein, which translates into the protein MAASSKHNRGPRAVFEWLENRRLLTSDFLQYALVSDQANQALIQDPNLVSPWGIGLNPASGNFWISDNATGVATSYGGDVNGSPLLRSPVVVAIPGGSPTGQVANTTTTPQGATTGFTISSAGSSAPADYLFAGDTGEISGWNTDEPPPSPSTAAQLAASAAGANFTGLAIGANTQQGPLLYAADFHNNKIDAFNSSFQLVTLTGSFSDPNIPAGFAPFNIQNLDGQLYVTYAKQDSTREHAVAGPGDGFVDVYDMNGNLTNRLIVGNPGASTSPLNAPWGVALAPASFGSFGGDLLVANSGDGHINAFQTASGTYMGALLDPSGNPIGISGLHAIAVGNDLTAGNSNLLFFTAGTSNGSHGFFGALGSIDTSSFGAVGTGLAAGVGTPFSGTVATFSDTHPGAFSATIQWGDGSSSTGSVTSLGNNQFLVSGSHTYAATGAFTLSVSVTDSTGSTTVATSTATVGSASSGLAVSGVPFTAIKGTAFSGQVATFTDGDGNTSATAYTATINWGDGAVTAGTVATAGSGFSVSGGHIYATAKQFTVTVTVDDSDGARATGTATATVSGVLSATGTTLAATEATTFSGAVATFTDSDGNASTGVYSAAIDWGDGTTTAGVISATGGGFQVSGVHKYLDEGTMPVAVVIRDSDGSTATATSTATVSEHDTLTGQVVLSGLTEGASRTVSVATFTDTDTGNLAKDFIATIDWGDGTTDAGTVNGVAGNFSVTGTHAYAEEGVYSVRVIVADDGAGTASATLSGSTTVADARLTVTRTVAAMTEGVAFSGSVATLSDANTSAAVGDFTATIDWGDGETSAGTVSANGSGSFNIAGNHTYSEGGTYAIGVSVVDAGGSSASATQSAAVADYPLAGSGVNVSGTEGGSFSGTVATFDDTDPDGGSVSEYSVTIDWGDGNHSAGSVSGSAGHYTVDGTHTFADESSRILVMVRDAGGATATVRSLATIADSDVLTGSGGTVSGTEGQAFSGVLASFTNANTANSAGDFLASIDWGDGTTSTGTVSGTTAVYTVSGKHTYADEGSYTAHVVLRDDPPGTAAATASVAVHVADAPLTPNAFTFHPTEGSTFTGAVASFTDGNAAAPASDFTATIDWGNGSTTAGTATAAGGGVFNVVGAHTFPEEEGDTAHVSVTVHDVGGSSATADSTAVVADAPLSVSAVAFTTMEQSAPTSVMVATFTDTGPLDALSEYSAAIDWGDGTSSTATLTLSGSTFTVAGSHTYGDEGHFTIAVTARESGGGSGTGQAAATVLEELLSDGTRGTAVERWVNEVFHDLLGRQADPGGLVFWSGLEGSIGRQQVVADIQNSTEYRSDQVEAVYGTYLHRPADPSGLSYFVSFLQAGNTVEQMETVLASSPEFFAVEGGGTNDGFLDVLYHDALGRAVDPAGRQFFDQALAAGATRGEVAAAIFSSDEYLSDVVSGIYENLLQRPPDTDGLAFWVAALKAGAHDEQIVAGIAASDEYFSKTAA